The sequence gggcagctcccaggcagcaggGCCCGGCCCGAGGTCGCagtggggcgctgtggggcagtgCCCAGGCAGCAGGGCCCGGCCCGAGGGCGCagtggggcgctgtggggcagtgCACGGGGAGTAGGGCCCGGCCCGAGGGCGCAGTGGGGCGCAGTGGGGCAGTGCCCAGGCAGCGGGGCCCGGCCCGAGGTCGCagtggggcgctgtggggcagtgCCCAGGGAGCAGGGTCCGGCCCGAGGTCGCagtggggcgctgtggggcagtgCCCAGGCAGCGGGGCCCGGCCCGAGGTCGCAGTGGGGCGCAGTGGGGCAGTGCCCAGGCAGCAGGGCCCGGCCCGAGGTCACAGTGCCCGGCCGTGAGGTCAGAGCCCGTCACCCCGGCGCTAGGCTCTGTGAAGCCGTGGGGCGGGCGCCAGCTCACAGAGCCATGTcccggggggccgggcaggggccgCCCTGGCCACGCAGGGGGCAGCGCTGTGGGTCGCTGCAGCGTCTGCCCAGTGGCCGGAGCCGGGTGCCGGGGACGCGGGCAGGGATGGGCGACCGACGCACCGCGAGGCGGCAGAGACGCCGGCGGCTCCAGCGCGGCTCCCGGCTCTCCGGGGGCGACGAAGCCATGGGGGTGAGCGGCCTGGGGGGGCGGCGTGGGGCACCCGGCAGGGCTTGGGggggtgccgtggggcagggggtgcagcggggggctcagcagggggtgctgtggggcggaGGGATGCTGTGGGGAGGCGGGGGGCACAGAGGGTGCAGTGGGGCCAGTGGCTGGAGGCGTATGGGGCTGGCAGGTGGCATCCGCTCAGCACCTTGTGGTGGGGGGCACAGGACCCATCCccgcctcagccccaccccctccctgccgtGCCCCCCACAGGCCAAGCGCCcgcgctgcagccaggggctggtgggCACTGAGGACAGGACGGACCTGGGGggctcagcccccatcctgcgcCTCCCCCCAGAACTGGTGAGTCAGCACACAGGGCGGGCTGGGGGGCCGTATAGCCGAGCAGGCCCTATACCTGGGGGGCTGGGTCCGTATAGCCCAGAGGGCCCTATATCTGGGGGGGTGTCCCTATAGCCCAGAGGGCCCTATACCTGGGGGGCTGGGTCCGTATAGCCCAGAGGGGCCTATACCCGGGGGGGGCCTGGTCCGTATAGCCCAGAGGGCCCTATACCCGGGGGGGCTGGGTCCGTATAGCCCAGAGGGCCCCATacccggggcgggggctgggtccGTATAGCCCAGAGGGCCCTATACCCGGGGGGCTGGGTCCGTATAGCCCAGAGGGCCCTATACCCGGGGAGGAGCTGGGTCCAGATAGCCCAGAGGACTCTATACCCGGGGGGggtccatatagcccagaggGGCCTATATCCGTGGGGGGGCTGGGTCCGTATAGCCCAGAGGGCCCtatacctgggggggggctgggtccgTATAGCCCAGCGGGCCCTATACCCGTGGGGGCTGGGTCCGTATAGCCCAGAAGGCCCTATACCTGGGGGGGCTGGGTCCGTATAGCCCAGAGGGCCCTACGCCAGGCGTCACTCTGGGgatcctgccccctcctctcGCCCCACAGCTGGATCACATCGTCTCCTTCCTGCCGGTGCGGGACATGGTGGCCCTGGGCCAGACGTGCCGCTACTTGCGCCAGGCGTGCGACAGCGAGGGGGTCTGGCGCCGGGTCTGCCGCCGGCTCTGCCCGCGGCTCCGCCAGGAGGGGACGGCCGGCGCCCGCCCCTGGAAGAGAGCCGCCATCCTCAACTGTCAGTACCGGCCGCCGCGGGGCGGGGCTCGCACGAGAGAGGGGCGGGGCTCGTACGAGGACGGGGTGCTGCTTCacatgagggaggggaggggctcgcACGAGGAAGGGTGCTGCTTCACACTAGTGAGATGCAGGGTTcaaaaggggcagggcagggctcgcACGAGGGAGGATGGGTCTCACACAACGGAGAGGCCGGGCTCGCACAAGGGAGGGGCGGGTCTCACCCCAGGATGGGGCAAGACTCTCACAAGGGAGGGCGGGGCTTGCACGAAGGAGGCTGCTGCTTTGCATGAGGGAGGGGCAGGTTTCAGATGGTGAGGGCTGTCAAGAGGGAGGATGGGGCTTGCACGAGGGAGGGGGCTTGCACGAGGAAGGGGCGAATCTCGTAAGGGAGGCTGGGACTCGCCCGAGGGCAGGGCTTGCAAGGGGCAGGGCTCGCACAAGGGACGGGACTCGCACGAGGAAGGGGCGAATCTCATAAGGGAGGCTGGGACTCGCACGAGGGAGGGGGCTGCTTTGCACGAGGGCGGGGCTCGCACGAGGGAGGGCAGGGCTCGCACGAGGAATGGGCGAATCTCATAAGGGAGGCTGGGACTTGCACGAGGGAGGGTGCTGCTTCACACGAGGCAGGGCGGGGCTCGCCCGAGGGAGGGCAGGGCTCGCACGAGGGAGGGTGCTGCTTTACACGATGGCAGGGCGGGGCTCGCCCGAGGGAGGGCAGGGCTCGCACGAGGGAGGGTGCTGCTTTACACGGTGGCAGGGCGGGATTCGCCCGAGGGACGGCAGGGCTCGCACGAGGGCAGGGCTCGCACGAGGGAGGGGTGCTGCTTCACacgagggcagggcagggcgtacGCAGTGTCTCCCCCCCACTGACCCCACCCCTGATTTTGCCCCCCCCAGACACCAAGGGCCTGTACTTCCAGACCTTCGGGGGCCGCCGGCGCTACCTGAGCAAGTCGGTGGCGCCGCTGCTGTCCCACGGCTACCGCAAGTTCCTGCCCACCAAGGAGCACGTCCTCGTGCTGGACCACGGCGGGACCCTCTTCCTGCTCCGCAACGCGCTGGTCGCCTCGGCCCCCGGCCACCTGCAGTGGAAACGGGCCTGCCGCTGCGTGGTGCTGTGCCGCAACGCCAAGGACGTGagcgcccgccccgcccgcccgccgctggtggcagcggtgggatggttccccaccccatccccatcccccgcccccgccgccagccagtcctgcccccacAGCGGCCCCGtccctttgccccctccccgcAGTTCACCACGGACCCCCGCAGCGACGCCGGGTACCGGAAGTACGTCTACGTGCTGGCGGCGCGGGAGCCGGCGGCGGGCGCCGGGCGGGCGTGCGACTGCGTGGAGGTCTATCTCCAGTCCAGCGGGCAGCGGGTCTTCAAGATGACCTTCCACGCCGCCATGCGCTTCCGGCAGCTGGTGCTGGTGGGGCAGGAGACGGAgcgggtgctgctgctgctgacaggtGCCCGGCGGGCGCGGGGGGCGCCCCATAGCCCGGGGCTGGGGAGACGGAGCGGGCGGTGGGGGGGTTATTCCCGTGGGTCTGTGGCATGTGAGGCTTGCTGTCTAATACtgggcgtgcctcagtttccccgcgTGCCGCAGCCATACCGCGGTGGTGGGAATTCGTCCCAAGGGGGCGCCCCGTCCCGTGGCCGTCCCGTCCCGCCCCCCCTGACCCCCGTCTCCCGGCAGAGGAAGGGAAGATTTACAGCCTGCTGGTGAACGAGACGCAGCTGGACCAGCCGCGCTCCTACACGGTGCAGCTCGCCCTGCGCAAGGTGTCCCGGTGCCTGCCCCACCTGGCCGTGCGCGCCATGGCCTCCAGCCAGAGCAGCGCCGCCTTCCTCACCGGTAcgggccccccagcccctgtggggcaccccccggccccctcctcccgccccccagccccccggccccccccctcctgccccccagccccccctggcCGTGCGCGCCATGGCCTCCAGCCAGAGCAGCGCCGCCTTCCTCACCGGTACGGGCCCCccggccccctcctgcccccagcccccggccccctcctgcccccagccccgtacctcctcccgccccagccccacctggccGTGCGCGCCATGGCCTCCATCCAGAGCAGCGCCGCCTTCCTCACCGGTGCACGGGCCccggccccctcctgcccccagcccccggccctcctcccgcccccggccccctcctcccgcccccggccccggccctcctcccgccccagccccacctggccGTGCGCGCCATGGCCTCCAGCCAGAGCAGCGCCGCCTTCCTCACCGGTGCACGGCCccggccccctcctgcccccagcccccggccccctcccgcccccagccccctcctgcccccagccccctgtacccctcctcccgcccccagccccaccgggCCGTGCGCGCCATGGCCTCCAACCAGAGCAGCGCCGCCTTCCTCACCGGTACGGGCCCCCCGGCCCCTGTGggcgccccagccccctcctcccgcccccagcccccggcccctcctccgcccccagccccacctggccGTGCGCTCATGGCCTCCAACCAGAGCAGCGCCGCCTTCCTCACCGGTACGGGCCCCCAGCCTCCCATGGGGCGCCCCggccccctcctcccgccccagcccccagccccctcctcggTCCGCAGCCCCATGCAGtgtgccccccaaccccagcccccgaCTGCCTATatcccaccccgcagcccccatGCAATGGgaccccaacccgcagcccctgagTGCCCCTCAgtccgacccacagcccccacgcGCACCTCCCCATCCCGCAGCCCCCAAATGCCCCCGCTGCACCccatcccgacccgcagcccccccgctCTGATCTGACCCCCCCGCTGTGCCCCCCAGACAAGGGGGCCCTGTATTTCGAGGTGCACGCGCCCGGCGTCTATCGCGACCTGTTCGGGACCCTTCAGGCCTTCGACCCCCTGGATCTGCAGATGccgctggccctgcccctgcccgccaAGGTCAGCTGGGGGTAttgggggctggggattgggggcctggggcgctgggggcccggggagcctggggctgggcggATCGGGGCCGGGGGAGCTCGAGGGGCCTGGCGGCTGGGGATCGGGAGctcggggccgggggctgggcgctgggccCCGGCGCCCCtgaccctgccccgccccccaggtcCTGTCCTGCGCCCTCGGCTACAACCACCTGGGGCTGCTGGACGAGTTCGGGCGGCTCTTCATGCAGGGGAGCAACCGCTACGGGCAGCTGGGCACGGGGGACAAGAGCGACCGCGGGGAGCCCGCGCTGGTGAGCCCCCCTGGAGCCCCCTGGAGCCCCCTCcggccccatcctggagccccctccggccctcccatcctgccccctccaTGCCCCATGACCCCCCTggagcctcccccaaccctccaggCCCCTCCCCCGAGTCCCCTCAGAGTCCCCCCAACACCCCTGGAGCCCCTGCGGCCCCCCCCATCCTGCACCCTCCCTGGCCCCCCTGGAGCTCTCCCAGCCCTCCAGGCCCCCCACACAGAGCCCCCAGCCTCCCcggccctctgcccccccccgagACCCCTCagaactgcccagcaccccataGCCCCTCCaggtcccccccaacccccccaccccccatagccACTCTGGGACCTCAGCCCCCCAGAaacccccagcacccctggcccCCATAGCTCCTCTGTCCACCCCTGGAGACCCCCAGTGCCCCCATAGTGCCTCCagaacccccccagccccgccccccccacatcTAGGGGTTCCAGGCAGCCCCCCAttccccagacacccccaaacCCCATCTCGGCCCCCCCGTGACTTGGCatctccccccccgcccggcaGGTTCACGGCCTCAAATGCCCCCTGGACGTCTGGTGCGGCCTGAACCACTCGCTGGCCCTGCTGCGGAGCCGGGAGCTGGGCCAGGCCGTGCTGGGCTGcggctgtggggccgggggccggctgCCCGGCTGCCCCAAGGGCAGCGCCACCTTCGTCAAGCTGCAGGTCAAGGTGAGAGCCGCCCCTCCCCAGAGTCAGCCgcatccgggggggggggcagagcccggcaccaccagccgccccgccccagagtcAGCCGCATCCCAGAGCCCGGCTccaccagccgccccccccccagagtcagctgcatccgggggcgggggggcagagcctggcacCACCAGCCGCCCGGCCCCAGAGTCAGCCGCATCCCAGAGCCCGGCTCCAccagccgcccctccccagagTCAGCCGcatccgggggcgggggggcagagcctggcaccaccagccgccccgccccagagtcAGCCGCATCCCAGAGCCCGGCACCACCAGCCGCCCCCCTCCAGAGTCAGCAGCATCCCAGAGCCCGGCACCACCAGCCGCCCCAGAGTCAGCCGCATCCCAGAGCCCGGCACCACCAGCCGCCCAGAGTCAGCCGCATCCCAGAGCCCGGCTCCACCAGCCGCCCGCCCCAGAGTCAGCCGCATCCCAGGGCCCGGCACCACCAGCCGcccgccccagagccagccgcatcccagaGCCCGGCACCACCAGCCGCCCGCCCCAGAGTCAGCCGCATCCCAGAGCCCGGCACCACCAGCCGCCCGCCCCAGAGTCAGCCGCATCCCAGAGCCCGGCACCACCAGCCGCCCGCCCCAGAGTCAGCCGCATCCCAGAGCCCGGCACCAccagccgccccaccccagagtcagccGCATCCCTGAGCCGGCTccaccagccgccccgccccagagtcAGCCGCATCCGAgggaggggggggcagagcccggcaccaccagccgccccgccccagagccagccgcatcccaggGCCCGGCAccaccagccgccccgccccagagtcAGCCGCATCCCAGGGCCCGGCAccaccagccgccccgccccagagtcAGCCGCATCCGAgggaggggggggcagagcccggcaccaccagccgccccgccccagagtcagccacatccCAGGGCCCGGCACCACCAGCCGCCCGCCCCAGAGTCAGCCGCATCCCAGAGCCCGACACCACCAGCCGCCCGCCCCAGAGTCAGCTGCATCCCAGGGCCCAGCACCACCAGCCGCCCCCCTCCAGAGTCAGCCGCATCCCAGGGCCCGGCCCCACcagccgccctgccccagagccagccgcatcccaggGCCCGGCAccaccagccgccccgccccagagccagccgcatcccagaGCCCGGCAccaccagccgccccgccccagagtcAGCCGCATCCCAGAGCCCGGCACCACCAGCCGCCcggccccagagccagccgcatcccagaGCCCGGCAccaccagccgccccgccccagagccagccgcatcccagaGCCCCGCACCACCAGCCGCCCCGCCACAGAGCCAGCCGCATTCCCCCCCTTCTCTCCCGCTCCCCGGCAGGTCCCGCTCTGCGCCAGCAGCCTCTGCTCCACCCGGGAGTGCCTCTACCTGCTGTCCAGCCACGACATCGAGGGGGGGCCGGCCTACCGCGAGCTGCCCCCCAGCCGGGCGCCCCCCCCGCCGGAGAGCCCGGGGGCCCAGGCCTGCGAGCAGTACCTcagccagctccagggctgccccACGCTGGCCGGGCGGCTGGCCAAGGTGAGGGAGGCCGTGggggccctggccctgcccccctgccagaAGGACTTTCTGTGGGAGGCGCTGGAGCTCATCCGGCGCTCGGCCCGGCCCCGCACCCCCGCCTGCAGCTAGCGGCTCCCCCGGATCCCCCCCCGCGTCCCCCCGATCATGGACCACGATTGACAGACGCACGCGCCACAATTGGGAAGGAATAAAGCACCAGAGGAGAAGCCGGCGGGGTggtcttggggggggggcaggacccccgGGGTCCCCTCTGGGGAGGACCCACGGTCCGGCCGGCCTggtacctctgcccccagcccaggccctgAACCCAGCCCAGCAGGGCGGAGAGgaaagtgggggcggggggacgccccccccagccgcccccccggCCATGCCCAGCTCCTCCGGGAGGTTCATGAAGGTGCAGAGGGGGGAAGCGCTGGTGGCTCTGGCCCCAGACGGTGAAGCTGGACCCGGGATCTTGGCCACGGTGGGGCCCCCCCCCGGAGGccggcaggggacaggggggccCGGGCCCACCCAGCCGGTGGACAACGGGGCTGGAGTCCCAGGAGTGGAGTCCGGGCCAAACCCGGGCACAGCCACCAGGGGGCGCATGGAACCAGCGCACCCCCAACCCTGAACCACGCGGGTgcctcagaggggctgggggcccggactcctgggttctccccggctctgggaggggagtgggggctggtggttagagcagggggggctgggagccaggactcctgggttctccctccggctctgggaggagcggggctggtggttagagcaggggctgggagccaggactcctgggttctctcctggctctgggaggagtggggctggtgggttagagcaggggggctgggagccaggactcctgggttctctccctggctctgggaggggagtgggggctggtgggtagagcagggggggctgggagccaggactcctgggttctctcccggctctgggaggggtgggggctgggagccaggactcctgggttctctccctggctctgggaggggagtgggggctggtgggtttgggggggggcagtgccaggccCGGATCTCtgccctggccaatgggagctgctccaTAGTTGCCTGCACTTGTGCAATTCGCACGGGGATTCTGCCGTGCAAAGGGTGGGGCGGGACTCCAGGGCAGGGGGGTGTCGCTCCCAATACCACACTGCAGGCAGAACGGCCGCTTTGCTCCTTTATTGGATACATGGAGCCGGCTTcggggggggccgggccgggtgggAGGGGCGCGTCCCCTGCAGGACAGACCCCCCCCCGGACACACCCCATGGCTCACGCGTTCTTCTTCTTCGGGGCCCCCCCGCACGGCCGCTTGCTGAATGTGGTGAGGATCTGGTCCTGCTGCTGCCGATACGGGACCACGAAGCTCTCGGGGGACAATTCGCCAACCCCCTCGGCGTCCACCCGGCCCATGAAGATGTAGCTGGAacctgagggggtgggggagacacagAGACAATCACGAGAGGTGGGAGacgcgcccacctctggggcggggcggccggttacccagggacccctcgcccggcgctgagatgtgtccacctctggggcggggcggccggttacccagggacccctcgcccggcgctgagacgcGGCCACctttggggcggggcggccggtgacacagggacccctcacccggcgctgagatgcagccacctctggggcggggcggccagttacccagggacccctcgctcGGTggtgagatgcgcccacctctggggcggggcggccggtgacccggggacccctcgcccggcgctgggatgcggccacctctggggcggggcggccggttacccagggacccctcgcccggcgctgagatgcagccacctctggggcggggcggccggttacgcagggacccctcgcccggcgctgaggtgcgcccacctctggggcggggctccCCGTGGCCCAGCGCCCGCAGCTCACTCACCTTTCTTGAGGGCGGGGCACTGGCGGCAGGGCACCTCCAGGCGCAGGGTGGCCCCTTTCTCGGCCTGGGGCAGGCTGAGGGCTCCGGCCTTGTAGGTGTTGAGGAGCAAGACGGTGGCTGTGACCCGGTTGCCGGCCCCTCGCACGGCGGTTTTCACGGTGCCGGTGATAACTGTGAGACAGGGCACGGGGCGGGGGTGAGTCGTTCGGGCACTTGGCCCAGAGCCAGGGaagacccccccccgccctctccccggactcctgggtcccttaCCAAAGTCGTTGGCACAGAAGTGGCTCTGGAGACTTCCTGACCGGCGGCATTTCTGGGGGCACTGAACCGTggctggggggagaagaggggtttAGTGCTCAGCCTGGGGGGGCAGCTTCCCCCCGACCCACATACCCCCTCCCGCAAATCACAGAGCCCAaggaccccagggctgagctgggggggggggcaggggctgcgggtcgggagtgaggggcaccggcgcaGCTGTGCCTGGCTGCGTTCGCAGGGGCCCATCTTACCCGGCGTCTGGGCACTGGGTGGCTCGGCCTCGGGCAGGGCCCGGGCGGTGGGTTTGGGCTCGGGCGCCGGTTTCGGTTTCCCGGCGGGCTTGGTGCCGGCCTGGCCCGGTTTGGAGCCAGGGAAGATCCCGGGGGCGGGTTTCGTGGCCTTGTCGGTCGCCTCCGAGGGGCTCTTGACGGCGTAGGAGGCGGCGAAGCCGTCGGCCGTGACGCTGAGATCCGAGACGAACTGAACCAGGAGCTCGTTCCCCTCCGAGTAGAtggggctgcaggggagacgGGTGAGAAAAACCCTCCTGCACCGGGCAccgaccccccccagccccagggcggggactggctggctcaggggggcggggaatggggcaggggcctgtcccctccggggggcgccggctcccacccggccccagggcagggactggctggctcaggggggtggggaatggggcagggcctgtcctctggggcgcctgctcccacccggccccagggcgggactggctggctcaggggcgggaatggggcaggggcctgtcctccGGGCAccggcccccccccggccccagggcggggactggctggctcaggggggcggggaatggggcaggggcctgtcccctctgggggcgccggctcccccccggccccagggcggggactggctggctcaggggggcggggaatggggcacaggtggccgggggaggggcagggaggccgggggaggggcgggggctcaCCCGGGGGCTCGGTCGCCGCAGAACTTGCCGACGCGCCGGGAGTCGTCGGTGGCCCCCCCGTTGAAAACGGCCACGTAGTCGTAGCGACAGTAGGTGTCGTCCTCCACGTCGAACTTCCCAAAGGTCAGTTCCACCACCTGGGGAGGCGGGGCATAGagtcagccccgccccctggagcctcagccccgccccctggagccTCAGCCCCGCCCACcacagtgaccccccccccacccccatcgtaCCTGGCCCACGGGCGCTATGATGTGCCAGGAACAGCTGATCCCAGCCGGGTAGTTGCTCTCAGGCCAGTTTGGGGTCTTGAGGCTTCCCTGGGCCTTCTCCAGCTTCCCCCCACAGAACTGATGCTCTGCAAGacaagcgggggtggggggtcagcgagggggagacccagagcttgggggggggaggcccaTTGAGCCTCCCCCCCGGTGGCCACCCCCTGGGGTAATGGGGAGCGCGCCGGCACAGAACGGAGCGCATGGGAGAGTGCGAAGAGAGAGGCGAGTGTGCACAGCAAGTGTGCGAGAGCAAGTGTGCTCACTGCTTGTGCAAGGCTATAGGGGTGCACTGGCATTGTGCAAACAAGTGTGCGCTTGGGAGAATGCAGGTGTGCCGTACAAGGAAGCATGCAAAGGAATGAGCCTGTGCATGGGCTGTGCACGGATATATGGGTGTGCATGGGGAAATGTGCATGGAAGTGTGCAAAAATAGGTGTGCACGGACATGAAGGCTGCATGAGTCTGATGTGCACGGATATAGGTGAGTGTGCACAAAGCAGTTTGCAAAGGAGTGTGAGTGTGCATGAGAGATGTGCAAGATACATGTGAGTGTCCGCACAGGGACCTGAGTGTGCAAAGACACAGCACACTGTGCAAGCAGGGAAGAGTTTAGTGTGCAAGAGCATGTGAGTGTGCCAATTTGTGAGTGCACATGGAATGCTGTGCACACCCACGGTGCCCAAGGGGAGGTCTGTGCAAATCCCACCAAGCGTGCGAGGAAACGTGCCGCCTGCTTGTGCAACCCTCGCTGTGTACGTGTGCAACTCCTGCCAGCACACACAATAGTGCAAACTCCTCCCTGCCTGCGCAATGGGGCACAGGTCACCGTGCGAACGTGCAAACCCCGAGCAGCGCGTGCAGCCGGACCGCCGTCCACCTCGGCCTGCGCGTGCCAGGGTGCAAACATCTCACACGCACAAGTGGAAACCTGCACCGGGGAACGTGCAAACTGCCGGCCCATGTGCAACCCCCATCTGAGCGTGCAAAC is a genomic window of Mauremys reevesii isolate NIE-2019 linkage group 14, ASM1616193v1, whole genome shotgun sequence containing:
- the PCOLCE gene encoding procollagen C-endopeptidase enhancer 1, with the protein product MVGNPREGATVELQRLMGKGGELQRTVGNRREGATVELQRLMGQGARPGARCCRCCCYGAAPWGRATRPRPASNATRPVFLCGGEHVGDSGYIASEGFPNHYPPSKTCTWTITVPEGQVVILSFRVFDLEPDPGCRYDSLEVFNGHSATGQRLGRFCGTFRPGALLSTGNRMMLRMVTDEGTGGRGFLVWFSAGLPHVNEHQFCGGKLEKAQGSLKTPNWPESNYPAGISCSWHIIAPVGQVVELTFGKFDVEDDTYCRYDYVAVFNGGATDDSRRVGKFCGDRAPGPIYSEGNELLVQFVSDLSVTADGFAASYAVKSPSEATDKATKPAPGIFPGSKPGQAGTKPAGKPKPAPEPKPTARALPEAEPPSAQTPATVQCPQKCRRSGSLQSHFCANDFVITGTVKTAVRGAGNRVTATVLLLNTYKAGALSLPQAEKGATLRLEVPCRQCPALKKGSSYIFMGRVDAEGVGELSPESFVVPYRQQQDQILTTFSKRPCGGAPKKKNA
- the FBXO24 gene encoding F-box only protein 24 isoform X3, giving the protein MSRGAGQGPPWPRRGQRCGSLQRLPSGRSRVPGTRAGMGDRRTARRQRRRRLQRGSRLSGGDEAMGAKRPRCSQGLVGTEDRTDLGGSAPILRLPPELLDHIVSFLPVRDMVALGQTCRYLRQACDSEGVWRRVCRRLCPRLRQEGTAGARPWKRAAILNYTKGLYFQTFGGRRRYLSKSVAPLLSHGYRKFLPTKEHVLVLDHGGTLFLLRNALVASAPGHLQWKRACRCVVLCRNAKDFTTDPRSDAGYRKYVYVLAAREPAAGAGRACDCVEVYLQSSGQRVFKMTFHAAMRFRQLVLVGQETERVLLLLTDKGALYFEVHAPGVYRDLFGTLQAFDPLDLQMPLALPLPAKVLSCALGYNHLGLLDEFGRLFMQGSNRYGQLGTGDKSDRGEPALVHGLKCPLDVWCGLNHSLALLRSRELGQAVLGCGCGAGGRLPGCPKGSATFVKLQVKVPLCASSLCSTRECLYLLSSHDIEGGPAYRELPPSRAPPPPESPGAQACEQYLSQLQGCPTLAGRLAKVREAVGALALPPCQKDFLWEALELIRRSARPRTPACS
- the FBXO24 gene encoding F-box only protein 24 isoform X2, translating into MSRGAGQGPPWPRRGQRCGSLQRLPSGRSRVPGTRAGMGDRRTARRQRRRRLQRGSRLSGGDEAMGLDHIVSFLPVRDMVALGQTCRYLRQACDSEGVWRRVCRRLCPRLRQEGTAGARPWKRAAILNYTKGLYFQTFGGRRRYLSKSVAPLLSHGYRKFLPTKEHVLVLDHGGTLFLLRNALVASAPGHLQWKRACRCVVLCRNAKDFTTDPRSDAGYRKYVYVLAAREPAAGAGRACDCVEVYLQSSGQRVFKMTFHAAMRFRQLVLVGQETERVLLLLTEEGKIYSLLVNETQLDQPRSYTVQLALRKVSRCLPHLAVRAMASSQSSAAFLTDKGALYFEVHAPGVYRDLFGTLQAFDPLDLQMPLALPLPAKVLSCALGYNHLGLLDEFGRLFMQGSNRYGQLGTGDKSDRGEPALVHGLKCPLDVWCGLNHSLALLRSRELGQAVLGCGCGAGGRLPGCPKGSATFVKLQVKVPLCASSLCSTRECLYLLSSHDIEGGPAYRELPPSRAPPPPESPGAQACEQYLSQLQGCPTLAGRLAKVREAVGALALPPCQKDFLWEALELIRRSARPRTPACS
- the FBXO24 gene encoding F-box only protein 24 isoform X1, with amino-acid sequence MSRGAGQGPPWPRRGQRCGSLQRLPSGRSRVPGTRAGMGDRRTARRQRRRRLQRGSRLSGGDEAMGAKRPRCSQGLVGTEDRTDLGGSAPILRLPPELLDHIVSFLPVRDMVALGQTCRYLRQACDSEGVWRRVCRRLCPRLRQEGTAGARPWKRAAILNYTKGLYFQTFGGRRRYLSKSVAPLLSHGYRKFLPTKEHVLVLDHGGTLFLLRNALVASAPGHLQWKRACRCVVLCRNAKDFTTDPRSDAGYRKYVYVLAAREPAAGAGRACDCVEVYLQSSGQRVFKMTFHAAMRFRQLVLVGQETERVLLLLTEEGKIYSLLVNETQLDQPRSYTVQLALRKVSRCLPHLAVRAMASSQSSAAFLTDKGALYFEVHAPGVYRDLFGTLQAFDPLDLQMPLALPLPAKVLSCALGYNHLGLLDEFGRLFMQGSNRYGQLGTGDKSDRGEPALVHGLKCPLDVWCGLNHSLALLRSRELGQAVLGCGCGAGGRLPGCPKGSATFVKLQVKVPLCASSLCSTRECLYLLSSHDIEGGPAYRELPPSRAPPPPESPGAQACEQYLSQLQGCPTLAGRLAKVREAVGALALPPCQKDFLWEALELIRRSARPRTPACS